A stretch of Hydractinia symbiolongicarpus strain clone_291-10 chromosome 9, HSymV2.1, whole genome shotgun sequence DNA encodes these proteins:
- the LOC130656538 gene encoding uncharacterized protein LOC130656538, giving the protein MGDFAKYNKVRKSVVRTANKLITRGETIISSYTDNVADVRQIESIRDTLMEKIAKVAELNESIMDCLTEQDDIDKEEDSSTEEMMMLKDKLRLFESFLEKRSAKKDFSEAGSTFSHSKLIKLPRLHLQPFDGHPENWSTFWDSFECAVHTNDDISDVQKMTYLKNLVEGPAASCIAGFRLSNENYKTVVDLLKERYNNKQLLISAHMKKLLKLEQANNLTNIETLRNVFDNVETQVRSLENLDVTSENYGPLLIPVLMSKLPEELNLIISRQFNDKDCWDMKLVLRALKSEIEVREKSAYSLQQPHDNNPFSSSALPVHYSHQSNRDLPHNQYQNNQHNYRNHQNNQNNYRCIFCDKSHKSQQCRIITNFDARKNVLRDKKRCFVCLKGGHLAKSCYSKISCLKCSGRHHVAICDKKRDVDQGRRDKDGTEQEKPENVAGATSLVTSSNSLDIPSSVMLQTAKVKVVNTTDPSKIENTRILFDNCSQLSYISPELCEKLQLKVVGKREICIRIFGKHSFKETLDRVQFSVIGLDGDKINVDCYVKNICHPLTGQNFNDCLKYKHLKDLRLADSNCNNRDLKVDVLLGADNYWKFFDGGIVRGEDGPVALNSKVGYIVSGRIGSSEGSRSAVLVANVLKIGAEFVEDKLDNQLEKFWSFENAGIEEQPAVENFCENVKFSAQTKRYEVRLPFKDDHDVLPDNYCVSSKRLESLRHKLKNNPELLRNYNSILKEQLEQGIIERVTNDDCTKRQVHYLPHRPVIRDDKPSTKVRMVFDASSKSVGLSSLNDCLYAGPSLTEPLYNVLLRFRSHKVAFIADIEKAFLQISLHPTDRDFVRFIWFKDLHNLSEQNIETAEIGIYRLSRVLFGVSSSPFLLSATLIKHAESFNHVDPLFVQKLLSSLHVDDLTSGGATVNAAHDFYQKCKQRLAEANFNLHKFHSNSEELEQLVTKPHVAHTGHVTKVLGVLWDKKKDSLLFTFDDILSLAKDIPTKRQLIKFTASIYDPLGLINPIVMRLKTLFQKTCVGKIGWDIELSGQVLDEWRVTYNDFKSFSHLNVPRCYDGGNIVDVQLHGFSDASLKGYGACVYLRFEHADGSFFTKLVTSKSRIAPIKPVTIPRLELSLVYDISVTRCWIDSSIVLYWIKNVNKKYEVVVERRVGIIRDLVSPDSWFHVESKANPADILSRGCLVSELVNNNLWFSGPDFLRDTNISASSFNFSNFKVDDSTCLIVGNDESEESTEEEIDLNFMNIARYSNYTRLLRITALVLRFVGNLRKKRRKEELVLHTFVTKDEQLHAEKLWIKYAQKDIIQLPSYKQLQKDLRFQNIDGIIRCKGRLENAPLDFDTKFPIFLPKKNPLTRLVILHYHVQVLHNGLKETLNAIRSKFWIPKARNYIKQLIRQCYLCRYYEGKSYAYPVSPALPKSRLSNHHPFKHTGLDYAGPLYVRNVYHGGSMYKAWVFLFTCTSTRALHLDLVPDASSSGCIRSLRRFFSEREAAPWWGGMFERLVRSVKRCLKKTLHNTRLSYEELLTVLAEIQAVINNRPLTFLYENIGEQPLTPNHLLFGRKINLEASHIDSDENEKDLCQRYDHLQRIINHYWNRWKCEYLTELREYHRVGKSRGETPIRINDVVLIEEAKQPRQNWKMGVVEEFVPSRDGKKRGAVVRYVLNGNTHTIRRPINKLYPVELAKDEAEKKEEVNITFIDENDIITNI; this is encoded by the exons atgggtgATTTCGCGAAGTACAACAAAGTTAGAAAGTCTGTTGTTAGAACTGCAAACAAATTAATTACAAGGGGAGAGACAATTATTTCGTCATATACCGATAATGTTGCAGATGTTCGTCAAATTGAGTCGATCCGTGATACTTTGATGgaaaaaatagcgaaagttgCTGAACTAAACGAGTCGATTATGGATTGCTTGACAGAGCAGGATGATATCGACAAGGAAGAAGATTCTAGTACGGAGGAAATGATGATGTTAAAGGATAAACTTCGTCTGTTTGaatcatttttagaaaaacGATCAGCCAAAAAGGATTTTTCAGAAGCAGGAAGCACTTTCAGCCACAGTAAACTAATAAAATTGCCTCGCTTACATTTACAGCCCTTTGATGGGCATCCGGAAAACTGGTCGACTTTCTGGGATAGCTTTGAATGTGCCGTACACACTAATGACGATATTTCCGACGTTcaaaaaatgacctatttaaaaaatctagTAGAAGGTCCCGCTGCAAGTTGTATCGCTGGGTTTAGACTTAgcaatgaaaattataaaaccgtCGTTGATTTACTGAAAGAGAGATATAATAATAAACAGTTACTTATTTCAGCACAtatgaaaaaattactgaaactTGAACAGGCGAATAACTTAACTAACATAGAAACATTGCGTAATGTATTTGACAACGTTGAGACACAAGTGAGAAGTCTGGAAAATTTAGATGTCACGTCTGAAAATTATGGTCCGCTATTAATACCGGTACTTATGTCGAAACTTCCAGAAGAGCTTAATTTAATTATTAGTCGTCAATTTAACGACAAAGATTGCTGGGATATGAAGTTAGTTTTAAGAGCGTTAAAATCGGAGATCGAAGTTCGTGAGAAATCTGCATATTCTTTACAACAGCCACACGATAACAACCCGTTTTCATCATCGGCATTACCAGTTCACTATTCACATCAATCGAACCGTGATCTTCCGCACAATCAGTATCAGAACAATCAGCATAATTATCGCAATCATCAGAATAATCAGAATAATTATAGATGCATATTTTGTGACAAATCGCATAAATCACAGCAATGCCGAATAATCACTAATTTCGACGCAAGGAAAAACGTGTTACGTGACAAGAAGagatgttttgtttgtttgaaaggTGGACATTTAGCCAAGTCTTGTTATTCTAAGATTAGTTGTTTAAAGTGTTCGGGTAGACACCATGTTGCTATTTGCGATAAGAAAAGGGACGTTGACCAAGGTCGTAGAGATAAGGATGGAACCGAACAAGAAAAACCAGAAAATGTTGCTGGTGCCACTTCGTTGGTTACAAGTTCAAATTCGCTCGACATTCCGAGTTCCGTTATGTTGCAAACCGCTAAAGTTAAAGTTGTTAATACTACTGATCCTTCAAAAATTGAGAACACGAGAATTTTGTTCGATAACTGTTCCCAATTAAGTTACATATCGCCCGAGTTATGTGAAAAATTGCAATTAAAGGTTGTTGGTAAGCGTGAGATTTGCATCCGTATTTTTGGTAAACATTCGTTCAAAGAAACTTTAGATAGGGTGCAGTTTTCAGTGATCGGTTTAGATGGAGATAAAATCAACGTTGATtgttatgtgaaaaatatttgtcatccTTTAACAGGACAGAATTTTAACGATTGTTTGAAGTATAAACACTTGAAAGACTTACGTTTAGCTGACAGTAACTGTAATAATAGAGATTTGAAGGTGGATGTCTTGTTGGGTGCTGATAATTATTGGAAATTTTTTGATGGTGGTATAGTTCGGGGTGAGGATGGGCCAGTTGCTTTAAATTCAAAGGTTGGATACATTGTAAGTGGACGCATAGGGTCGAGTGAAGGTAGTAGAAGTGCAGTCTTGGTAGCAAACGTATTGAAGATTGGGGCTGAGTTTGTCGAAGATAAGTTGGATAATCAGTTGGAAAAGTTTTGGTCCTTCGAAAACGCTGGTATCGAGGAACAACCAGCTGttgaaaatttttgtgaaaatgttaAATTCAGCGCGCAGACTAAACGTTACGAGGTGCGGCTGCCTTTTAAGGATGATCACGATGTGCTCCCTGATAATTATTGTGTTTCTTCAAAGAGACTTGAATCATTGAGgcataaattgaaaaataatcccGAATTATTGCGTAATTATAACAGTATCCTCAAAGAACAGCTTGAACAAGGTATCATTGAAAGAGTTACCAACGACGATTGTACCAAAAGACAAGTTCACTATTTACCACACCGACCAGTCATTCGTGATGATAAACCAAGCACCAAAGTACGCATGGTATTCGATGCAAGTTCAAAATCGGTGGGACTGTCTTCATTAAATGATTGTTTGTATGCTGGACCATCTTTAACGGAGCCTTTATATAACGTTTTATTGCGCTTTCGATCTCACAAAGTAGCCTTCATTGCTGATATCGAGAAGGCATTTTTACAAATTAGTTTACATCCAACCGATCGTGATTTTGTTCGTTTTATTTGGTTTAAAGATTTACATAATTTATCAGAACAAAACATTGAAACTGCAGAAATTGGTATTTATAGATTGAGTAGAGTATTGTTTGGTGTAAGTTCGTCACCATTCCTCCTTAGTGCCACTCTTATTAAGCATGCTGAATCGTTTAATCATGTTGATCCTTTGTTTGTACAGAAGTTATTGAGTTCACTTCACGTTGATGATCTAACTTCCGGTGGCGCTACTGTTAATGCAGCACATGATTTTTACCAGAAATGTAAACAACGTCTCGCTGAAGCAAATTTCAATCTGCATAAATTTCATTCGAATTCCGAAGAGTTGGAACAATTAGTTACCAAACCCCATGTTGCTCATACCGGACATGTTACCAAAGTTCTTGGTGTTTTGTGGGATAAAAAGAAAGATTCGCTCTTATTCACATTCGACGACATTTTATCGTTAGCGAAGGACATACCGACAAAACGACAATTGATTAAATTTACCGCTTCCATTTATGACCCTCTTGGTCTTATTAACCCTATTGTTATGCGATTAAAAACATTGTTTCAAAAAACCTGTGTAGGTAAAATTGGTTGGGACATCGAGTTGAGTGGACAGGTTTTGGACGAGTGGCGAGTTACGTACaatgattttaaaagtttttcacaTTTGAATGTACCACGATGTTACGATGGCGGGAATATTGTTGATGTACAATTGCATGGTTTTTCTGATGCTTCTTTGAAAGGTTACGGTGCGTGTGTTTATTTGAGGTTCGAACATGCTGATGGTAGTTTTTTTACGAAGTTAGTGACGTCTAAGTCGAGAATCGCGCCAATTAAACCGGTCACGATACCTCGATTGGAGCTGAGTTTGGTTTATGATATTTCTGTGACACGGTGTTGGATTGATTCGTCTATTGTTTTATATTGgattaaaaatgttaataagaAGTATGAGGTGGTTGTCGAACGGCGAGTTGGTATCATTCGTGATTTAGTTTCACCGGACAGTTGGTTTCATGTGGAGTCAAAGGCAAATCCTGCGGATATTTTGTCGAGAGGTTGTTTGGTATCTGAGTTGGTGAACAATAACTTATGGTTTTCAGGACCTGATTTCTTGCGCGACACTAACATCTCAGCTTCGAGTTTTAATTTCAGTAATTTCAAGGTTGATGATTCGACTTGTTTAATTGTTGGTAACGACGAATCAGAGGAGAGCACCGAagaagaaattgatttaaattttatgaacaTTGCACGATATTCTAATTACACACGTTTATTGCGAATTACCGCATTGGTTTTACGATTTGTTGGAAACCTCAGAAAAAAGCGTCGTAAGGAAGAATTGGTTTTACATACATTTGTTACAAAGGACGAGCAGTTGCATGCAGAAAAACTGTGGATTAAATATGCGCAAAAAGATATAATTCAACTTCCGAGTTACAAGCAGTTACAAAAAGATTTACGATTTCAAAATATTGATGGTATTATTCGTTGTAAGGGACGCTTAGAAAACGCTCCTTTAGACTTTGATACTAAGTTTCCGATATTTTTACcgaaaaaaaatcctttaactAGGCTAGTCATTTTGCATTATCATGTTCAAGTTTTGCATAATGGTTTGAAAGAAACACTTAATGCCATCAGATCGAAATTTTGGATTCCAAAAGCACGAAATTACATAAAGCAGTTAATCCGACAGTGCTATTTATGTCGTTATTATGAAGGGAAATCTTATGCGTATCCTGTTTCACCAGCATTACCGAAATCACGACTATCCAATCATCATCCGTTTAAACATACTGGTCTCGACTATGCCGGACCTTTATATGTTCGAAATGTTTATCATGGTGGAAGTATGTATAAAGCTTGGGTGTTCTTATTTACTTGTACCAGTACCAGAGCTTTACATTTGGATTTAGTTCCTGATGCTTCGTCTTCAGGTTGTATTCGTAGTCTTCGCCGATTTTTCAGTGAACGAG AAGCCGCTCCTTGGTGGGGAGGGATGTTCGAAAGACTTGTAAGATCCGTTAAACGTTGTTTAAAGAAGACTTTACACAATACCAGATTATCGTATGAAGAACTACTGACTGTTCTAGCTGAAATTCAAGCAGTTATTAATAACAGACCGCTGACATTTTTGTATGAAAACATAGGTGAGCAACCATTAACACCTAACCATTTATTATTTGGGAGAAAAATTAATTTGGAAGCCTCACATATTGATAgcgatgaaaatgaaaaagatttgtgtCAACGTTATGATCATTTGCAACGTATCATAAACCACTATTGGAATCGATGGAAATGCGAATATTTGACAGAGTTACGCGAATATCACAGAGTTGGCAAATCACGTGGTGAAACTCCTATTCGAATCAACGATGTTGTTTTAATTGAGGAAGCAAAGCAACCGAGACAAAATTGGAAAATGGGAGTCGTTGAAGAGTTCGTACCATCACGTGACGGCAAGAAACGGGGAGCTGTCGTTAGATATGTTCTCAATGGAAACACACATACAATAAGAAGACCGATAAACAAACTTTATCCTGTTGAATTAGCGAAAGACGAAgctgaaaagaaagaagaagtaAATATCACATTCATTGACGAAAATGATATCATAACGAACATTTAA
- the LOC130656550 gene encoding uncharacterized protein LOC130656550, whose protein sequence is MTSSKKSLLTAQLSSSGSSVSSDIERNSSPISMVGAMDEEPHHYANPQELKQDVEVELDKIDKRKKKNLLYEPLPLSNKHNGHHDVSYRKGSLENSDVFLKHHHNDRLYKFLFVVIFLLSLGAFILSVLTSFGVITPKGNCVCNTETVAQNAQIANPKGPSETVAKLYDLEQNISRMNNIVIPSLLRQVSHLQLRMNNESYHGHDGPPGPVGPAGPPGAGDLSQCIYRTDAIATSYSNVNPEISTSVQTATVKAKPGKIILGASCTSTGGSEHGLFQTKVQGKESYFCLCAGKAVTNAFRSGSLRCRIHLWECPLTS, encoded by the exons ATGACATCGTCAAAAAAGAGTTTGTTGACTGCACAGCTTAGTAGCAGTGGCTCTAGTGTATCATCAGATATAGAAAGAAATTCATCTCCCATAAGCATGGTTGGAGCAATGGATGAAGAACCACATCATTATGCTAACCCACAGGAGTTAAAACAGGATGTTGAAGTAGAACTTGATAAAATAGataagagaaagaaaaagaatttgctTTATGAACCGTTACCCTTATCAAATAAGCATAATGGTCATCATGATGTTAGTTACAGAAAAGGCTCATTAGAGAACAGcgatgtatttttaaaacatcacCATAATGACagattatataaatttttatttgttgttatatttttgttgtcaCTTGGTGCGTTTATACTCTCGGTACTGACAAGTTTTGGAGTGATCACCCCAAAAGGAAATTGTGTATGTAATACAG AAACAGTGGCACAGAATGCACAAATAGCAAATCCTAAAGGTCCATCAGAGACAGTAGCTAAATTGTATGATTTGGAACAGAATATAAGCAGAATGAATAATATTGTG ATTCCGTCATTGTTGCGTCAAGTGTCTCATCTTCAGTTACGAATG aACAACGAATCGTACCATGGTCATGATGGACCTCCAGGGCCTGTTGGACCTGCTGGACCTCCAGGTGCTGGAGACTTAAGTCAGTGTATTTACAGAACAGATGCAATAGCTACATCATATTCAAATGTTAATCCTGAAATATCTACCAGTGTTCAAACAGCCACAGTTAAAGCAAAACcg GGAAAAATTATTCTTGGAGCATCATGCACCAGCACTGGTGGATCTGAACACGGCTTGTTTCAAACGAAAGTTCAAGGAAAAGAGAGCTATTTTTGTTTGTGTGCTGGAAAAGCTGTTACGAACGCATTTAGATCTGGGTCATTAAGATGTCGAATCCACCTATGGGAATGCCCTCTAACTagctaa